In Miscanthus floridulus cultivar M001 chromosome 8, ASM1932011v1, whole genome shotgun sequence, the sequence aaaactagaaagttgtagatctcgtcgagatataTAATTTTCacataaaaattatctttatttaattccgcaaaaatatatgatttgatatgtttaatatatcttagaaaaatcatattttttgttgaattaaatgaaaataatttttatatgaaaattatagatctcgatgagatctataactttctagttttaagttttttttcatttgaagtcgttaagatgctaaaaaaaaattaataacatatttagacttaaaggTATTTTTTACTTTTCACATCTATAGTTTGACGGCGTTaaagcccaaactgacggcagtggcacggagggcacaaaaaagttgaaGCAGTGGCGTAGAAGACTGCTAAACTTTTCTAGAAATACATAGGgcattacgatcttttttaatggtgcACAAGAAATTCCCCCTAATTCTTTGTCTTCCTCTGAGCTTGGGAAAAATGTTAAAATTAGAAATTTCCCCACTCATATAGAACAGCTAATGGCTTTAGCTTTTAGTATGGTTTTATTTACTAGAATTGATTGTAACAGTTTGTTGTTAGTGgtgtaataaataaataaaataaaataatcaaCGAGGCGTGCGCGCACGTTGAAGTCGCTGTCAGAGGCTTAAGTCCACGCGGCTGCCAAGGTGGGGCCACGGGCGCTCTCGAATTCCCGCACGTTCCCCTCCTGGTCGTTACACGGAGTCACGCAGAGGCAGAGGAGCTGTCCGGGAGACATGCGCGTCCGCGTCGGGTTCAATTCCCGCACGTTTCCCTCCTGGTCGTTACACGAAGTCGCGTCCGCGTCGGGTGCGGTGCCCTACCTGTAAGGCTCACGTGCCGGAGCCTATAAAAGAGCTGGAGGGAGACCAGTGAACTCATCACTCCAGCACAGCGAGCAAGAACTCAAAAAGGAGCAGAGAGAGCACCGAGCAGAGCATAACAGAGGAGGGGAAGAGACAGCCAGGCAGCCATGGAAATGGGCGACAGCTTCGAGTACTACTGGGAGACGCAGCAGTACCTGGAGTCAGAAGAGCTCAGGTACGCCCGCGCCGGCCATCCGCCATCGATTCGTCCCGCGCGATGCCGCCATTGCTATTGCATTTCGCAGGGAGTCTGATTTGAATGGCGCTTTGGAATTGccgttgctgctgctgcagcatCTACCTGGGCACGCAGGATGACGCCCTGTCCTGCTACGACTCCAGCTCGCCGGACGGCTCCATCTCCAACTCGTCctgggcgccggcgccggcgaggatGGTGACCACGGCGGCGGCCGGAAATGAGAAGGGCCCCGCCGGCGCGGGAGGAGGTGCGGCGGCCGCCGCGAACAAGAACATCCTCATGGAGCGCGACCGCCGGCGCAAGCTCAACGAGAAGCTCTACGCGCTGCGCAGCGTCGTGCCCAACATCACCAAGGTGAGAGAGTCCGTGCCGCCCGTCGGCATTGCATGCACTGCCGATCAAATCCAGTGAGGAGCCGTACGTCTTGGTTCTGACGGCGGGCGGCGAATTGAACACACTCGATCCTGTTTGCAATGCATTGCAGATGGACAAGGCGTCGATCATCAAGGACGCGATCGAGTACATCGAGCAGCTGCAGGCGGAGGAGCGGCGGATGCTACAGGAGGTGCGCGCGCTCGAGGCCGTCGAGGAGCGTGTCGACTACGAGTACGACGAGGGCGCGCTCCTGCAGGCGGCGGAGcgggggaagaagaagatgaagcggACGCAGTCCGTGCCTTCCTCCGTCGTCCCGGCGCCCGTGGAGGTCCTGGAGCTGCGCGTGTCGGAGGTGGGCGACCGCGTGCTGGTGGTCAACGTGACGTGCGGCAAGGGCCGCGACGCCATGGCCCGCGTGTGCCGCGCCGTCGAGGAGCTCCGGCTCCGCGTCATCGCCTCCAACATCACCTCCGTCGCCGGCTGCCTCATGGACACCATCTTCGTCGAGGTACGTCGTTTCGTCGGCACGCAGCATGCAGCAATCGTATTTTGTTTGCCAAGCACAGATTGCTCTGCTTTTCTTGTGGAGTTTTCGAATGGTTAGGATGACGTCAGACACCATAGCTTTGGTAGGTTTGACCTTAGAATTTGACTTTTTTCACACATtgaattcttttcctttttttattagaAAAAGGTCGTCCTGTTCCATTTGCGGCTGTTAAAACGAACGCCACGAACTGAAAAAAATCCGCCACGAGTTTCTTTTCGTGATCCACGTCAGATGCGAGTCTGATTGGTGCTTGAGTAGAAAAAAACAGAGCGACCATGTGGCTGCCTCACATGCCCATAGCAGGTGGAAAACGATGCGCACGTGCTCGTGACACTCTGCAAGTCTCGCCGTGTCTGTCTCCATCATCCATGAATTAGTAATAATAACACAGCAAATTATTTTCCACATGCCGCGACTGATTCTTGTCCTATGCCAGGCACAACACAAGCTGCACGTGCTCGAATTCTTGCATATGATTAGCATGTGGTTAATTAGCTGAGGTTCTTTTCATGAATAATATGATATGTGGGTGACTGATTGACATTTTAGCATTGATATTTCGCTATTTTTGGATAAAAAAGACTTAGTCCAATCGGGTCATTTTGTTTTTTCAGGTGGATTT encodes:
- the LOC136472126 gene encoding transcription factor BHLH6-like; amino-acid sequence: MEMGDSFEYYWETQQYLESEELSIYLGTQDDALSCYDSSSPDGSISNSSWAPAPARMVTTAAAGNEKGPAGAGGGAAAAANKNILMERDRRRKLNEKLYALRSVVPNITKMDKASIIKDAIEYIEQLQAEERRMLQEVRALEAVEERVDYEYDEGALLQAAERGKKKMKRTQSVPSSVVPAPVEVLELRVSEVGDRVLVVNVTCGKGRDAMARVCRAVEELRLRVIASNITSVAGCLMDTIFVEVDLDQANLVQMKHMIEAALTQLDTAGSPPSVMSY